The sequence CTGAAATTCATGCCCCTGATCCTTGATAATGCCAGGGAAGTGACCCATGCGGTCAATGCCCGGTGCGGCAATTTAAGGACAAATCCTGTGCGCCGACTCGTCAACCTGTCCTGGCCCCTGCTGAAAAAAACATTTCAATCCGCAGATGACCTAAGCCTTGCCATGCAGGCCCGGTGTTACAGTGAAAACCGGACAGATCCACGGTTTTTCCCCAATGGGAAAGAGGGTTGGATCGCGGGTCTAACACTTGTTTTTTGTGCCGGGATGCTGCTGATGGGTTGAACCCTAACCCTGCCTGCCAGGTGACTTTGGTCCCTGTCGACGAAAATGGTGCCGGGCCGGCGAAATCCTTTGACGTCTGCTGCCTGAAACAGTTGCCGTATAAACCACATGGAATCAAAAAAAATGCCAAATAAATTTAATCCGGCACATAGCCCGGCATCCCGAAGGCTTTACTTCAATTTTGCTTCTTGATAGAATCAAATTCATCTTTGAGTAATGATCACAAAATAAGATGTTCACTTAAATTTCAAAACGTGCGATCCTCAATGGACGCCTGATACGGTTATTATTAGAACATATTGAGCCACAAAAGGGGATGGCTGTTGAAAATACTTGTAATTGATGATGAAACGCATATCCGTCAAAGTCTTGCCGACTATCTGGAAGATAGTGATTATGATGTTGTAACAGCAGAAAACGGCCGACAGGGCCTGGCGTTGATTTCCTCTGAGAAACCGGACCTTGTGCTGCTGGATTTAAGGATGCCTGAGATGCACGGGATTGATGTTTTGCAGCAAGGCAAAAAAATAATGCCGGATTTGCCCATGATCGTTATATCAGGCGCAAATCGTATCGGGGATGTGGTAAAGGCGTTGCGCTACGGTGCCTGGGATTACATAGAAAAGCCCATACAAAGTTTTACCGTATTGGACCATTCAATAAATCTGGCTCTGGAAAAGGCCAGATTAATTCGAGAAAACCAAGCGTACCAGAAAAATCTGGAAATTATGGTAACGGAAAGAACCCGTGAGCTTAAAAACGCCAACACACATTTATTCAACATCAATGCGCGGTTGCATAAAATTGTGGAAACCACACAAAGGTTGCACGGTTGCGTAGATATGAAACATTTCGGCAAGAAGGTGCTTGAAGAATTTGCAGCCCATATGGCGGCTACCGGCGGTAGTTTGTATTTACTTGAAGAAAATGGGCTGCGGCTTGTGCATTCAGTTATTTCCGGGCACGCGCCTGAATTTATCCCTTTCCCGCTACCTGAGGACTCTGTGTTCAAAACAATTTTGGAAAAGGGTGAATCACTTCTTGTCCGAAATATTGAAGAAGAAAAGATATATCTAACCAGCGGGTGGTCCGGGTATTCAAATGGTTCATTTCTTGCTTTCCCAATAAGGGAGAATTCCGGCACGCCCATTGGAGTTATCACAATTCATAATAAAAAAACGCCCCCCTTTGTTGATCAGGATAAATATGTTGGTGCCATCCTTTCGTCTTATTGTTGCGAAACCATACGGGCCATTAAAGCATTTCAGGAGTCCAAGAAAAAAGAAATCCAGCTTCAACAAGCCCAGAAAATGGAAGCAATCGGAACGCTGGCCGGAGGAATTGCCCATGATTTTAATAATATCCTTTCCGTTATTATCGGATATGCAGAATTGGCCAAAATAAACATCGGCACAAATGAAAAGGCCCAAAAAAATATTGACCAGGTGATGAGAGGAGCAAAGCGTGCCGGTGAAATTGTCTCCCAGATTCTGACGTTCAGCCGGCAGGTTGAGTCTGAAATGAAACCCTTGGAAATTCATTTGATCGTAAAAGAAGCTGTTAAATTCCTTCGATCGTCCATTCCTTCCACCATCCATATTATTGAAAAATTGGACACCAAAGATATGGTTCTGGCTGACGCGACACAGATTCATCAGGTGGTTATGAATCTGTGTACCAACGCATATCATGCCATGAGGGAGACCGGCGGAACGTTGTCCATATTTCTAAGAAGTGCTGAACCCTCCATGAAAGACCTGGAAGAGGGGTGCTCTTCGGGTAAATATATCGCTTTGCAGATAACGGATACCGGATGTGGCATTGATGAAAAAGTTATGGACCGGATTTTTGATCCCTATTTCACAACTAAAGAAGTCTCCCAGGGAACAGGGCTGGGCTTGGCCGTAGTCAACAACATTGTTAAAAAACATAACGGCATGATAAAAGTTAACAGCCGGGCCGGTGGGGGAACGGTTGTTGACGTTTTTTTTCCGGTATTCAATACCGCTCTGGATAAACGCACAAAACCGGAATACAGTATAAAAGAATTAGGTGGAACCGAACGTATTCTGCTTGTTGATGATGAACAAGGTATTCTGGATTCCACACAGCAAATGCTTTCCAGTATGGGATATACCGTATCTGCTTTTTCTGACAGCATATCCGCTTTTAATGCATTTGCCGAAGAACCGGATGCCTTTGAAGTGGTGATTACCGATATGAGCATGCCCAATATGGACGGCAGATTATTGTCGGAAAAAATTTTATCTCTGAAAAAGGATATTCCGGTAATCCTTTGCACAGGGTTTCATGAAACATTTACTGAAAAGGACGCTGTTAAAATGGGTATTCGCCGATATTTCCACAAACCGGTTCTCATACAAACCTTAACATTAGCCATTCGGGAAGAATTAGACCGGTTCGGGAAAAATCATGGAACAAATTAAAAAAAGCATATTAATCGTTGATGATGAAACCTATATCCGCCAAAGCTTTATTGACTATTTTGAAGACCGGCATTGGCTGGTTTTTGATACGGAAAGTGGGGAGTCTGCACTTGAACTGCTTAAGACTCAGGCCTGTTCCGCTGCCATTGTAGACATTCGTATGACCGGAATGGATGGGGAAGTGTTTATTAGAAGCGCATCAGAAAAATATCCTGATATGGTTTTTGCCATCTGTACAGGCTCTCCTGAATATCAAACATCGGAAGATATTCTTCGACTCCCCAATGTTGCAAATCAGGTTTTTGGGAAACCGGTGATAGATATGGATAAACTGGAAAATATTATCAAAGGAATGTTGGGCGGAAATCCTTCAATCCGCCCTGACCCTTAAAAAAGAGGCGAATTTAGGAATCCCGTTTTTACTGAACCCATGATATTTAAACGTCACCGTTGTACCAACAACAGGTGGGTTGTTTCGAACCAAATCCGTAAATCCGGTCCCTAATTTAAAAATAACGCCGTTTTCCAGTTTCAACGTAAGTGATCCCATGGCATTTTGATATTTTCCTTTTCCCTTGTTAATACCAATGACAACACCCTCCATGTCCCGGGCTTTTTTAACCTTGAGGACATGGGCGCTTCTGCCGGTTTGGTAGGGCATATTGGGATTTTTTACGATAACGCCTTCACCACCCCTTGATTCCACTTCAAGAAAAAAACGGTCCAGGTCCGATCTATCTTGAATCAAAATCTGCCGGATCACCTTGACATGTGTTGACGGATGGGATTTGAACCACGCTTTTGCCCTGTCAAGCCGATGAAAGAATGTCCCTTTATGGTTAGGCACTTCAAAAATATGGTAATTGATTTTTTCCCACCCCGGGCCGGGTTCGGCATCAAGCACCACAGATTGGATAAACTCAAAATCCCCTTGTTTGGTCCACAACTCGCCATCCAATTCAAAGGCAGGAAAATTTTTGGTGAACCATGGCGGCGGGTGAAGGGGCAGCCCCTTTCGGGTCAACAGGCGACTGCCGTCCCAGTACCCCCTTATCCCATCCAGTTTTTCGCTCATTACCCAGCCCTTAATGTCTTCTTTTCCGGTATACGACCGGGCCTTTTGCAACTGTAACTCCTTTGCCTGACAAAAGGCGCAAAAAAAGAAGCTCAGGAATGTCCACATTAACCATATCCTGATGATTTTACGATAAGGATGGTTGGCGAAATCCGGCATTAAGTCACCCACTTTGTATGATTTGGGAATTGAAAAGAGCTAAACTCCCGTACATTAGCATTACCCTATCATACCAATTTTAAGGTCTACTAATAACGTTTAACGCCCGGTACACATTGTCCGGCGATAGCCGGTGGACGCCTAATCCGATAGCGGATTGGCAGAACCGTAAAATAAAGTCCATATCCGTGCGGATGGCGTCCTGGGCACCTACGGATTCCCTTCATGCAAACTGGCCGTGGCAGGAAGGCCCACGCCAATCTCGTCAACCCCGCATTCGACAAGCTGACGCGCAATGATATATTTTTCCAGGGCCTGAAAAACACCCAGGCCTAATGCTTGATCTTGGCCAGGACCTCCGGATTGGGCTTGGGCAGGCCTGCAATTTTCCACGCCGTGATAGGATCGGGGAACTGGTGGTATTGGCAGGA comes from uncultured Desulfobacter sp. and encodes:
- a CDS encoding DNA ligase codes for the protein MQKARSYTGKEDIKGWVMSEKLDGIRGYWDGSRLLTRKGLPLHPPPWFTKNFPAFELDGELWTKQGDFEFIQSVVLDAEPGPGWEKINYHIFEVPNHKGTFFHRLDRAKAWFKSHPSTHVKVIRQILIQDRSDLDRFFLEVESRGGEGVIVKNPNMPYQTGRSAHVLKVKKARDMEGVVIGINKGKGKYQNAMGSLTLKLENGVIFKLGTGFTDLVRNNPPVVGTTVTFKYHGFSKNGIPKFASFLRVRAD
- a CDS encoding response regulator; this encodes MEQIKKSILIVDDETYIRQSFIDYFEDRHWLVFDTESGESALELLKTQACSAAIVDIRMTGMDGEVFIRSASEKYPDMVFAICTGSPEYQTSEDILRLPNVANQVFGKPVIDMDKLENIIKGMLGGNPSIRPDP
- a CDS encoding response regulator, with protein sequence MKILVIDDETHIRQSLADYLEDSDYDVVTAENGRQGLALISSEKPDLVLLDLRMPEMHGIDVLQQGKKIMPDLPMIVISGANRIGDVVKALRYGAWDYIEKPIQSFTVLDHSINLALEKARLIRENQAYQKNLEIMVTERTRELKNANTHLFNINARLHKIVETTQRLHGCVDMKHFGKKVLEEFAAHMAATGGSLYLLEENGLRLVHSVISGHAPEFIPFPLPEDSVFKTILEKGESLLVRNIEEEKIYLTSGWSGYSNGSFLAFPIRENSGTPIGVITIHNKKTPPFVDQDKYVGAILSSYCCETIRAIKAFQESKKKEIQLQQAQKMEAIGTLAGGIAHDFNNILSVIIGYAELAKINIGTNEKAQKNIDQVMRGAKRAGEIVSQILTFSRQVESEMKPLEIHLIVKEAVKFLRSSIPSTIHIIEKLDTKDMVLADATQIHQVVMNLCTNAYHAMRETGGTLSIFLRSAEPSMKDLEEGCSSGKYIALQITDTGCGIDEKVMDRIFDPYFTTKEVSQGTGLGLAVVNNIVKKHNGMIKVNSRAGGGTVVDVFFPVFNTALDKRTKPEYSIKELGGTERILLVDDEQGILDSTQQMLSSMGYTVSAFSDSISAFNAFAEEPDAFEVVITDMSMPNMDGRLLSEKILSLKKDIPVILCTGFHETFTEKDAVKMGIRRYFHKPVLIQTLTLAIREELDRFGKNHGTN